The DNA window TCGGCGGCGCGGCCATTGATGTGCTCGAATCCGAGCCGCCGCCGGGCGACGACCCGCTCGTGATGGCATGGCGCAACCCGGGGCATCCCGCACACGACAGGCTCATCCTCAACCCGCACGCGGCGTTCTACTGCGAGGAAGGCCTGCTCGATATGCGCCTCAAGGGCAGCGAAAACGTCCGCCGCGTCCTCCTCGGCCAACCGCCGCGCAATGTCGTCAACGGCGTCGCCTGAATTCGCAGCGCGCGGCACTGCTCACGACTGCTTCAACATCCGCTTGTCCCCGTCGCGCCGCGTCACGCCGTCGCGGTCGAGCCGTTCGAGCAGCGGAATCAGGATGCGCCGGCTTGTGCCGAGAGACTGGCGGATGTCGCTCGCCGTCGCCGGCCCCTTCGCGCGAAGGTGCGCCTTCACCGCCTCGGTCGCGCGGTGGAAACTCTCCGCGAGCAGCACCACGTCGTCGCCCAATTCCACCGCCTCGCCCGTGTTGAGCAGGTAGCGCAGCGCCTGTTGCGTGAGTGCGTCGGGCGCGAGTTCCTTGCGCGACGGCGGTTCGAGCGGCTTCGCGGCGAGCGCGCCGCGGACCTTCGCGCCCGCGGACCGCAACTGCGGCGGCAACGCGAGCTTGTGCGAGCCGCGCCGGATCGAAGTGCCGCTCTGGGCGAAACCGCCCGCGCACAATGCCGCGACGAGCGGGTCGAACAGCTCCGGCGCGGGCAGCGACTTGAGCATGCCGGTGCGCAGTTCGCCGAGCGGAAGCCCCGGCCGGTCGGGATGCGCCTTGTGCGCCGCCTCAATCAGGCTGCCCGCGCGCTGCTGCAACGCCTGCCACCAGGCCGCGTCCACGAGCCACTCGCCGACCATCAGCGCGTGCTTCTCCGCGACGGCGCGGTGCACGGCATCCGTGATTTCCGCCGCGCCAAATCGGCTCTTCGCGAGCGACCCGGCGCGCTTGCGCGCGGCGTCGCGCGTGAGTTGCGAGCGCACGAGCGCGTCCAGCGAATCCGGCGCGGACGCGCGCGCCTGCAGAAACTTCAGCCGCGCCGCGCTGCGCGCCTGCCGCCGGCTCGCGTCGGGGTCGAGCAGGATGCCGCCCGCGAGCGTGGCCTGCTCCGACCAGTCCCGGATGATGAAACGGTCGCCAATGAACGCGAACACGGGCGACTCGAAACGCAATTGCGCCAGCGCCCGGGCGCCGGGCGCGAGCGACTTCGTGTCCAGCAACTGTGCGCGCGCCGGCGTGTTCCCGCTGCCGTGATGGACGCGCACCAGTGTGTCGTCCTTGAGCGGTCGCGCCGCGGCGACCTTGAAGGCGGGCCGCTCTCTGCTGCGCGCGCCGGATTCATCGGCCGCCTGCACGCTGACAAGGCGCGCGGACTTCTCGATGACGACGTCCCACGTGTCCGTCGCCGCGCCGAATTCGGCGAGCGTGATGACTTCGCCGCGCGCGATGGCGTCCACGCCGGCGGTCGCGCCCTGCACGTCGGGCACGTTCACCGCGGTGCGCGTGCCGGGCACGCTCGCCTCGACGTCGCTGCTGTGGTTTTGGAGGCTGCGGATTTTTGCCGCGCGCGAACCGGGTTGCACCACGACGGCCTGCCCGCGCCTGAGCGCGCCGCCGATGAGCGTGCCGGTGACGACGGTGCCGATGCCGCGCAGCGTGAACACACGGTCCACGGGCAGCCGCGGCTTGCCGATGTCGCGCGAGCCCGGCGCGTCCGCGAGCGCGCGGGCGAGGGCGGACTTGAGTTCCTCGATGCCGCGACCGGTGACGACCGAGGTCGGGACAATCGGCGCCCCGGCGAACGGCGTGCCCGCGAGCTGCGCGCGGAGCGCGGCGATGCTCGCGGCTTCGTCCTGCGCGAGGTCGGCCTTGGTGAGCGCGACGACCGCGCGCCCCACGCCGAGGTAGGTGAGGATTTGGAGGTGCTCCTCGGTTTGCGGCATCCAGCCGTCGTCCGCGGCCACGATGAACAGCGCCAGGTCAATCGAGCCGACGCCCGCGACCATGTTCTTCACGAAATCCTCGTGACCGGGCACGTCCACGATGCCGACGTCGAAGGTGGGCTGTGCGGCGCCGGCGTTGGGAGGTGCAAGCCGGAGGTGCGCGAAGCCGAGATCGATCGTGATGCCGCGCGCCTTCTCCTCGGGCAGGCGGTCCGGGTCCGTGCCGGTGAGCGCCTTGACGAGCGAACTCTTGCCGTGGTCCACGTGCCCGGCGGTCGCGACGATGAAGTGCTTGCTGGCCACGGCGCGGGATTGTCGGGGAGGCGCGCGGGAATTCAACTGCAATGCGGCGCGCGAGCCCGCCCCGCGTGGCGGCACCTACGGCCACGCCAGGGTGAGTGTCGCGAACACGCCGTGCGCGGTGTAGTCGTAGGCGGCGCCGGCGGCGGGCTCTGCGTATTGGAAGAAGCCGTATTGGAGGTTGCCGGTCGCGCGCTTGCCGAGGCGGCGGGTCACCCCGGCGAGAACGCCGTGGCGCTCGAACTCCGCGCCCGCCGGCAAGCCCGTCGCGACGTTGTTCTGCCCGTAGTCCGCGCGTGAAAACGTGTGGCTTGCGCGCAAGTCGGTCGACTCGTTCAACGTCCACGTCACGCCCGCGATGGTGCTCAGCACGCCGCCGCGAAATGGCACCACGTAGCTCGCACCGTTTTGTGCGGTCGCCAGCCGGCTTTCGGCGTAGGAGCCGCTGACGTGGAACAACCAACCGTTCCACGGTGCGAACTGGTGTCCGGCGCTCCATACGTGCGCGTCGTAATTCCCCGCGGCGATCGCGCCGCCGGGCGTCAGCGCCGGGTAGCCATCGGTCGCGGTCGTGTAATCCGAGGCCGTGAGGCGATACGCAAGCGTCGTGCGCCACCAGCTCGCGGCCCGAAGGGCGAGGCGCGCCTCGAGTTCGTCGGTGTCGGTGTCGCGCAGCCGCAGGAATCCCGGATACGGATGCCCGGCAGCCGGGACGACCGGGTCGATGTGGGTGTAGTCGGTCCGCTTGCTCCGGTGCCGGGCCGTCACGCTCAGCGTCACGCGTTCCCACGGCGCGGCGTGGATTCCCGCGCGCCATTCGCGCCAGTCTCCGAGCGCGTCCGTGCGCCGGAGAAAGGGCTCGTTGCCCGCGGGTTGCTGCTCGAAGATGCCGTGATCCTCCTGCTCAAAGCGGCCTTCGGCGAAGACGACCGTGTGCGGCAAACCCGTCCAGCGGAGCGCGACATGCTCGCTCACGCGGCGCACGTCCAGGTCGCTGCGCTGCGGCGAGGCATCCGGAAACGGAACGCCGAAGAACACGACCTGCCGGTCGGCATCGCCCAACCCGCGCTGGCGCGTGAACTCGCCCTGCGCCGCGGCGGACACGGTCAAGCCGCGCCACGGCCCGGCGAGGATGCTCGCGCTCATGAGATGAGATTCCCGCTCAAGCAAGAGCTGGTTCGCGAACCACCGCTCGCCATCCACCGTGGCGCCGGCGAGGTCGGTCGTCACCTGCGACAACGCTGCGTCCGCCGAAACGCGCGAGTAGAAATACGCCGCGGAGCCCGTGAGCCATTCCTTGAACTCGCGTTCGACGCGCAGCGTGTCCGTGCCCTGGAAGCCGCGATGCGCCTCGCGCGTGGACACGAACCGGTCCGGCACCGCGCCCGGCGTCGTCACGAGGCTGACCGTGCTCTTGCGCGTCGCAAGGCCGGTGAATTCCGCGCGGAAGTAGTTTTCCACGCGCGTCCCGTCGCGTTCGGCGTCGAGGTCGAACCGGATCACGTGCGTGTGCTCGGCGATTTCCTTGAACGCCGGGAAGATCGCCTTGTTCACGCCGCCCTGCGTGGAGTCGCCCCACTCGAGCGTCGACATCGCGCCGTCGCGGAACAGGTATTCGTAACCGACCACCATCCGGGGCAACTCCGGCCGGGTGAGGCCGAATTCGATCCACGCCCGGCCCGTGTCCAGCGAAAGATCGCGCCCGAGTCTGAAGGACGGCGTGCCGAACGGCGCGTAGTCGCCGCCCGTGTCGTGGTAGTAGCGGCGGAACTGCTCGATGCCGCCGCGGACGAATCCGGCGTCGCCGCGCTCCCACGCGAGCCTCATGCGGTAGTCGTCGTCGAGTGGCAGCGCGCGCGCGTGGAGCGTGAGGCGCGTGTCGGGGTCGGGTTGCTGCGAGAGTTCGAGGCGCTCGAGTCCCGCGCCGAGCCCTTCGCGGAAGCCCCAGTGCTCGCGGAACACACGCTCGTTTCCGCTCACGCCCACGCCGCGGATGAACATCGCGATGCCGTGGCTGAAGCTGGACGTGGCCGATGCGGCCGGCCATGCGGCGCCTGCATCGATCCACGCGCGCAGCGTTCCAATCTCCTCCCGCGTGAGCGGCTCGCCCTTTCCCTTCGGAGGCATCTGCATGTCTTCGACGAGTCCCGCGACGTAGTGGATGAGCGGACTCCTTGCGCTGTGGCCGGGAATCAGCGCCACGCCGCCCGCGCCGCCCTTGAGCGCGGACGCCGCGTTGTCGAGGCGGAAGCGGCCCTTCGGCCGCGCGGCGCCGTGGCAGCGGAGGCAGGATTTCTCGAAGATCGGCTGGATGTCGCGCGCGAACTCCACCGGCGCTTCGGACGCGGGCGGAAGTTTTGAGAAATCGGGCGGGGCGGAGAACAGACGAAGGGACGTGAGACAAAGAGCGATGGCCAGATGCGGGATGCGCGATGCGGAATGCGGAACGCTGGAAACCGGATCCTTCCCCGTGATGTCACCCCGCGCGCTCATTCAGTATCGCAGCTTGTGGTCCGCGTTGGACCCGTGGATTGAAGTGTGGCACCCCGCGGACCAGCAGGTGCCGCGGCGCATGAAATCGGTGTGGCGCGTGGAGCCGATGTAAATCTCACCCGCCGGAAAACCCGCGCCCTGCACCTGCGCGTGACAGCGGAGGCAGAGGTTCGCGTCGCGTTGCGTGAGCAGCTTGGCGTTGATGGACCCGTGCGGGTTGTGGCAGGTGGTGCAGCCTTCGCGAAGCGCCTGATGCTCGAAGACAAACCGCCGCGACTGCTCGCGGTGACATTCGGCGCACGATTCGTTGAGCCGCGCGAGCGCGAGGCCGCGCGACGGCTTGCGGATGTCCGCGCCGTGCGGGTCGTGGCAGTGCGCGCAGTTCAGCCGGCCCCCGCCGAGCGGGTGATGATGCGGGAGGTTGAACTCCGCGTGCGTTTGCAGGTGGCAGTCGAGGCAAACCTTGGCGTCATCGCGCGGGTTGACGATCCAACGCCGGTCGCCACCTGATGCGATGTGGCGGCTGCCGGGCCCGTGGCAGGACTCACAACCGGTCATGCCCGCGCTGCGCCCGGATTCGCGATGGAACTTCCCGTGCGCGCTCGCGGCAAACACGCGCGTGTAGTTGGTGTGGCACTCGGAGCAGGACCGGTTGCCGGTGAAGTGCGCGCCCTCGACTTGCGGCGGGATCGCAACCGTGCGCCGGACGCTCGAGCACGAGAGCAGGAGCGCCGACGAGATCGCCGCGGCGAACCCGGCCGCGAGTGGCCATGCAAGGCGTGCCTTCATGCGTCGGCACCGAAGCATCGGGAATCAAAGGCCGGCACGGGGAAAAGCACGCCGGGAGTGTGGGGAAGGCGTCCGGTGAATTCAAGCCGCGGGGCGTCGGTTGGCCGAGTTGGGGATTGAGCCGGACACGTCGCGCCCGTATCCTGCCGCGCACCCGAATGAAACTTCTCCCCGTCCTGTTGCTTGCGGCCACGGTCGGTCCGACAACAACGACTCGCGCCGCGGACGCCGCGACGAACCGCTTCAGCTTCGCCGGTCCGGAAATCTTCCCGTTGTCGCCGCAGATTGTCGGCCTCGCCGCTGCCGACCTCGATGGCGACGGCAGGCTCGACTTGATCACCGCAAACAACACGCAGTCGAAGATCGCGCTGCTCTACAACCAAACCGGCCGCACCAACCCCGCGCCGCGTGCCCGCGCCGCGAAGCGCGAACTCAACGAGCTTCCCGCCGACGCGCGTTTCCGCATCGAGTCGATCGCCTCGGAGAAGCGCATCACGAGCCTCGCCGTCACCGATCTCAACGGCGACGGCCGGCCCGACATCGCCTACTACGGTGAGCCGCGCGAGTTGATCGTGCTCACCAACCGCGGCACCAACGGCTGGAGCCAGCCGCGGCGCATCCCGCTCGACGACGGGCAGACCACCGCGGGCGCGCTCACGCACGGCGACCTCAACGGCGACCGGCGCACGGACCTGCTGCTGCTGGCTGAAACGCACCTGTGGTTCATCGCGCAGAAGGCCGACCACGGGCTGGCCGAGCCGGTGAAGATCCCGTTCACCGGCGGCATCAAGGCCGCGCAGGTGCTCGACATCAACGGCGACGGGCGGGACGACTTGTTGCTCGTGAACTGGGACAACGCCGTGCCGTTCCGGTTCCGGCTCCAGCTTTCCGATGGACAACTCGGGCCCGAGGTGCACTTCCAGCACCCGCCCGTGCGCGCCTACTGGGCCGATGATCTCGACGCCGACCGCCGCGCCGAGATCATCACGATCGCGCAAAACTCGGGCCGCGCATCGGTGGCCAACTTCATCCAGAAGCCCGCCGGGCCGCTGCTGGCGACATTCAAGCTCGGCCAGTTCGCCGTCACGCCGCTCGGCAAGTCCGAGAAATCCCGCCGTGGCGTCGCGTGGGCCGACGTGAACGGTGACAAGCTCACCGACCTTGTCGTGGCCGAGCCGGAGAGCGGCCAGCTTGCGATCACGCTGCAGAATGCCGACGGCAGCTTCGGCGCCACACGGCGGTCCCCGACTTTCACGGGCGTGAGCGACGTCGCGATCGCGGATTGGGACGGCGACGGCCGGCCGGAGATTTTTCTGCTCAGCGCGGATGAGCGGCAGGCCGGCGTGACGCGGCTCGAGCCGAACGGCCGCGTCGGCTTCCCGCGAATCCTCCCGACCGATGGCAAGCCGCTCGCGTTCGCCGCGGGCGCGCTCAAGCCCGGCGCCCGTCCCGTGCTTGCGCTCATCGTGGACCACGACGGCCGCCGCGCGCTGCAGGTCCACTCCGCGGACGGCGCGCGCCGCGAGCAGAAGCTCGCCGAGTCATTCAAGTCGAACCCGGCCGCGCTCGCCGTTCACGACGCGAACCAGGACGGCTTGCCCGACCTCGCCATCCTCACGCCTTATGAAAAGTTGAAGCTCCTGCTGCAAGCCGCGGACAAGGACTTCGAGGAAGTGGACGTGACGCCGCCCGGGGGCGCGACCGAGCAGCCGTGGTTCAGCGCGGCGGACGTGGACGGCGACGGCAAGCCCGAGTTGCTGCTCGCGCAGAAGAACTTCGTCCGCGCCGTCGTGCTCGCGCGCGAGTCCAGACCCGCGGGCGGCGACGCGAAGTCCACGTGGACCTTCACGGTGAAGGAGCAGATCAACGGGGCCGCGCCGAATTCGCGGATCGTCGCCGCATTCGCGCTGCGCACCGGGAGCCAGACCGTCCTTTTCCTGCTGGATGCCGAGCGCAAGTCACTCTCCGCCTGCGAGCGGGATTCCGCGGGCGTGTGGCAGATCGTGAAAAATGCGCCGCTGCCGGTCACCGATTTCAATGCGCTCGCGCCGATCGCCGGCGCGGGGACGCAACCTGCGAGCCTCGGCTTCATCGGGCTCAACGCCGCGGCCTCGCTCGCGTTGCACGGCAACGTGTGGGAGTTGAAGGAACTCGACAGCTACGAAACGCCGATCAAGGACGGCCGGCTCATGGACGTGGTGACGGGCGACTTGAACAAGGATGGCCGCAAGGACCTCGTTTTCCTCGAGACCGCGAAGAATCACCTCGACCTGGTGACGTTTGACCCGCCGCACAAGCTCACGCCCGCGAACCGCTGGCAGGTGTTCGAGGAGCGGACCTTTCGCAGCCGCCGCAGCGACCTGCCCGAACCGCGCGAGGCGCTCATCGTGGACGTGACGGGCGACGGGAAGAACGACCTCGTGGTCGTCGTGCACGACCGGATCCTCGTGTATCCACAGGACTGACCGCGCGCGGCGGCTTATTGCGCGGCCGGCATCGCGTTGGTGGTGGCGCCCTCGAATCGGATGACCGTCTCGCCCGGCTTGGCGTAGCCGAGCCGTTCGCGCGCGAGGCGTTCAACGGTCCGTGGGTCGTTGCGCGAGGCGTGGTCCGCGGCCTTCAACTGCCGCTCCTCCGCGGCTTCGGCTTGAAGCTGCTGCTCCTGCTCGTAAGTCACCCGGCGCATGCGCTCCTGCTGGTGAATGAGCGGCAGATACTTGATCACGACAAACGCAATGCCGGCCACCAGCAGCAGGCAGCAAACGCCCCGGCTCAGCCTGTCCCAGATCGTCACTCCCGGTTTCACCGCGCCTGAGTAAACCAAACCGCAGGCTTGCGCGGAAGGGGAATCTGAATCCCGCCGGCGTCGCCCCTCGTCTCCGCCCTCGCAGTGAAGCCCGGCGGGTGATAAACCACCCGCGGTATGAACGGGACGCTTCACCTCCACGGCCGCGACGCATGAATCTTCTTGTCACGGGCGGCTGCGGATTCATCGGATCGAACGTCATCCGCCATGTGATCGACCGGCCCGGGGTGGCGCGCCTCGTCAATCTCGACGCGCTCACTTACGCGGGACACTTGGAGACCGTGGCCGATGTTCAAGCCCATCCCAAATACCAGTTCGTGCGCGCGGACTTGCGCGACAAGTCCGCGGTGCGACAGGTCGTCCGCGGCCACGACATCACTCACGTGCTCCACCTTGCCGCAGAATCGCACGTGGACCGGTCGATCGCGTCGCCCGGGATTTTCATCGAGACGAATGTTCTTGGGACCTTTCATCTGATCGAGGCATGTCGCGAGCATTGGGGGCCCGCCGCGCCGGGCGGGAGATTCGTGCACGTTTCGACCGACGAGGTGTTCGGCAGCCTTGCCGGCGGCGGCGCGTTCACGGAGGCGTCGGCGTTCGCGCCCAATTCCCCCTACGCCGCGAGCAAGGCCGCGGGTGACCTGCTTGTGCGCGCCGCGCATCGGACTCACGGTTTCCCCGCAGTGATCACGCGGGCATCGAACAATTTCGGCCCGTTTCAGTATCCAGAAAAGCTCGTGCCCGTGGCGATCCGGAATCTTGCGTCGTGCAAGCCGGTCCCGGTTTACGGCGACGGGTTGCATGTGCGGGATTGGTTGTTCGTCCGCGACCACGCCGAGGCGCTGTGGCGTGCGGTGGAGCGCGGCGGCGCGGGCGAGTCCTACAATATCGGCGCGCGGAACGAACTGACGAACCTCCAACTCGTTGAGCGCGTGTGTGACCTCGTGGACGAACTCCGCCCGAGGCAGGCCGGCTCGTCGCGCCAGCTCATCTCGTTCGTCGCTGACAGACCCGGACACGACCGCCGATACGCGATGGATCCGGCGAAGATCGAGCGTGAACTCGGTTGGCGCCCCGCGCATCGGTTCGACGATGCCCTGCGCGAGACCGTCCGTTGGTATCTCGAGAATCCGGAGTGGATCCGCACCGTCACTGCGAAGACCCCGGATACGGGACCGGGAATCGGCCCGGGAAAAACCTTGCGCGGGTGCAGGGCGGACGGACAGCGTCGCGTCGTTTGAACCAGCCGCCATGCTTCGTGACCTTCTTGCCCGAGCCGGAGTTTACAGGGGCTTCTCCAGCCTCATCGGGGCGGCGCGCGGCAGGCGGGTCCACATCGAACAGCACATCCGGCCGCGCGCGGGCGACCGCGTGCTCGACATCGGCTGCGGCCCGGCGGACATCCTCGAGGCGCTGCCGCCCGTGGAGTATCACGGGTTTGACTTGAGCGCGGATTACATCGAGGCCGCGCGAAAGCGGTTCGGCGGGCGCGGAACATTTCACGTCGAGGCGGTGGACGCGGAGCAGGTGAAGCAATACGCGGGCTTCGACCTCGTGCTCGCGACGGGCGTGGTGCATCACTTGACGGACGCGGAGGCGCTCGACTTGTTTCGTGTCGCCGCCGCCGCGCTCAAACCCGGCGGCCGGCTCGTGACGCTGGATGGCTGCCTCGTCGAGGGGCAATCGCCGGTGGCCCGCTGGCTTCTCAAACGGGACCGCGGCCAGTTCGTGCGCGGGCAAGCGGCTTATCTCGCACTGGCCCGCGCCGTCTTCAGCAAGGTGCAGCCGACGGTCACAACCGGATTGCTGCGCATTCCCTACACGCATCTCGTGATGGAATGCTCCGACCCGGTGGGGGACTGAGTGCGGCAGACCGCGGAGCGGGCGCGCCGGCGCGCGTCACGCACTCCGCCGGGCCTCGATGCCGTGACTTGACTCGACGATGTAGCGCGGCCGGCCGCGGCTTTCCTCGAGCGTGCGCCAGAGATATTCGCCGAGCATCCCGATCATGAGCAGCTGCACTCCGGACAGCACGAGCACCACGCAGATGAGCGCGGTCCAGCCTTCCACCGGCGCGCCGAAGAAAATGCGCCGCACGATGAGGAACGTCGCGTAAACAAATCCGAGCAGGGCGAAAAGCATCCCGCTCGCGCTCATCAGCCGGATCGGCGCGTAGCTGAAGCTCACGAACGAATCCAGCGCGAGCCGCAGCCGCTTCGAAAAACTCCACTTGCTCGCGCCCGCGCGGCGCGCGGCCTTCGTGTAGGTGATGCTCGCCTGCTCGAACCCCATCCACTGGATCAGCACGAGCAGCGATGTGTTGCGCTCGGGCGCGTTGCGCAGCGCCTCCATCACGAGCCGGTCCACGAGCAGGAAATCCGCGCCCGTCCTGGGCAGCTCCGCAACGGCGTATCGGCGCATCAACTCGTAATAAAGCCCCGCGAAGAACTTGTTCAGCGCGCTCTCGCCCTCGCGCTCGCCTCGCACGGCCCACACGACCTTC is part of the Verrucomicrobiota bacterium genome and encodes:
- a CDS encoding class I SAM-dependent methyltransferase; the protein is MPCARPSVGISRIRSGSAPSLRRPRIRDRESAREKPCAGAGRTDSVASFEPAAMLRDLLARAGVYRGFSSLIGAARGRRVHIEQHIRPRAGDRVLDIGCGPADILEALPPVEYHGFDLSADYIEAARKRFGGRGTFHVEAVDAEQVKQYAGFDLVLATGVVHHLTDAEALDLFRVAAAALKPGGRLVTLDGCLVEGQSPVARWLLKRDRGQFVRGQAAYLALARAVFSKVQPTVTTGLLRIPYTHLVMECSDPVGD
- the rfbB gene encoding dTDP-glucose 4,6-dehydratase — translated: MNLLVTGGCGFIGSNVIRHVIDRPGVARLVNLDALTYAGHLETVADVQAHPKYQFVRADLRDKSAVRQVVRGHDITHVLHLAAESHVDRSIASPGIFIETNVLGTFHLIEACREHWGPAAPGGRFVHVSTDEVFGSLAGGGAFTEASAFAPNSPYAASKAAGDLLVRAAHRTHGFPAVITRASNNFGPFQYPEKLVPVAIRNLASCKPVPVYGDGLHVRDWLFVRDHAEALWRAVERGGAGESYNIGARNELTNLQLVERVCDLVDELRPRQAGSSRQLISFVADRPGHDRRYAMDPAKIERELGWRPAHRFDDALRETVRWYLENPEWIRTVTAKTPDTGPGIGPGKTLRGCRADGQRRVV
- a CDS encoding glycosyltransferase family 2 protein, whose product is MNKLSLVIAAYNEEENLPALHERLSALDWKALDLEVEFVFVDDHSRDRTPEMLRALAAKDPRVKWLRFSRNFGSHKAFTAGLEHATGEAAVILAADLQDPPETVPQLVETWRAGAKVVWAVRGEREGESALNKFFAGLYYELMRRYAVAELPRTGADFLLVDRLVMEALRNAPERNTSLLVLIQWMGFEQASITYTKAARRAGASKWSFSKRLRLALDSFVSFSYAPIRLMSASGMLFALLGFVYATFLIVRRIFFGAPVEGWTALICVVLVLSGVQLLMIGMLGEYLWRTLEESRGRPRYIVESSHGIEARRSA
- a CDS encoding septum formation initiator family protein, whose protein sequence is MEVKRPVHTAGGLSPAGLHCEGGDEGRRRRDSDSPSAQACGLVYSGAVKPGVTIWDRLSRGVCCLLLVAGIAFVVIKYLPLIHQQERMRRVTYEQEQQLQAEAAEERQLKAADHASRNDPRTVERLARERLGYAKPGETVIRFEGATTNAMPAAQ
- a CDS encoding VCBS repeat-containing protein, with the translated sequence MQGVPSCVGTEASGIKGRHGEKHAGSVGKASGEFKPRGVGWPSWGLSRTRRARILPRTRMKLLPVLLLAATVGPTTTTRAADAATNRFSFAGPEIFPLSPQIVGLAAADLDGDGRLDLITANNTQSKIALLYNQTGRTNPAPRARAAKRELNELPADARFRIESIASEKRITSLAVTDLNGDGRPDIAYYGEPRELIVLTNRGTNGWSQPRRIPLDDGQTTAGALTHGDLNGDRRTDLLLLAETHLWFIAQKADHGLAEPVKIPFTGGIKAAQVLDINGDGRDDLLLVNWDNAVPFRFRLQLSDGQLGPEVHFQHPPVRAYWADDLDADRRAEIITIAQNSGRASVANFIQKPAGPLLATFKLGQFAVTPLGKSEKSRRGVAWADVNGDKLTDLVVAEPESGQLAITLQNADGSFGATRRSPTFTGVSDVAIADWDGDGRPEIFLLSADERQAGVTRLEPNGRVGFPRILPTDGKPLAFAAGALKPGARPVLALIVDHDGRRALQVHSADGARREQKLAESFKSNPAALAVHDANQDGLPDLAILTPYEKLKLLLQAADKDFEEVDVTPPGGATEQPWFSAADVDGDGKPELLLAQKNFVRAVVLARESRPAGGDAKSTWTFTVKEQINGAAPNSRIVAAFALRTGSQTVLFLLDAERKSLSACERDSAGVWQIVKNAPLPVTDFNALAPIAGAGTQPASLGFIGLNAAASLALHGNVWELKELDSYETPIKDGRLMDVVTGDLNKDGRKDLVFLETAKNHLDLVTFDPPHKLTPANRWQVFEERTFRSRRSDLPEPREALIVDVTGDGKNDLVVVVHDRILVYPQD
- the selB gene encoding selenocysteine-specific translation elongation factor — encoded protein: MPPRGAGSRAALQLNSRAPPRQSRAVASKHFIVATAGHVDHGKSSLVKALTGTDPDRLPEEKARGITIDLGFAHLRLAPPNAGAAQPTFDVGIVDVPGHEDFVKNMVAGVGSIDLALFIVAADDGWMPQTEEHLQILTYLGVGRAVVALTKADLAQDEAASIAALRAQLAGTPFAGAPIVPTSVVTGRGIEELKSALARALADAPGSRDIGKPRLPVDRVFTLRGIGTVVTGTLIGGALRRGQAVVVQPGSRAAKIRSLQNHSSDVEASVPGTRTAVNVPDVQGATAGVDAIARGEVITLAEFGAATDTWDVVIEKSARLVSVQAADESGARSRERPAFKVAAARPLKDDTLVRVHHGSGNTPARAQLLDTKSLAPGARALAQLRFESPVFAFIGDRFIIRDWSEQATLAGGILLDPDASRRQARSAARLKFLQARASAPDSLDALVRSQLTRDAARKRAGSLAKSRFGAAEITDAVHRAVAEKHALMVGEWLVDAAWWQALQQRAGSLIEAAHKAHPDRPGLPLGELRTGMLKSLPAPELFDPLVAALCAGGFAQSGTSIRRGSHKLALPPQLRSAGAKVRGALAAKPLEPPSRKELAPDALTQQALRYLLNTGEAVELGDDVVLLAESFHRATEAVKAHLRAKGPATASDIRQSLGTSRRILIPLLERLDRDGVTRRDGDKRMLKQS